A genomic region of Saccopteryx bilineata isolate mSacBil1 chromosome 1, mSacBil1_pri_phased_curated, whole genome shotgun sequence contains the following coding sequences:
- the MPZL3 gene encoding myelin protein zero-like protein 3 — protein sequence MQQAGVARGRGCTLLPLLGVLFFQGAHIVLSLDIKVDAHVRGYVGEKIKLKCTFKSTSSVTDKLTIDWTYRPPSSSRTESIFHYQSFQYPTTAGTFRDRISWVGDVYKGDASISISNPTIKDNGTFSCAVKNPPDVHHNIPMTELIVTERGFGIMLSSVALLSILVFIPSTVVVVLLLVRMVKKSTGLKKRSKSGYKKSSIEVSDDTDQEEKDDCMTRLCVRCADCLDSDYEETY from the exons ATGCAGCAAGCCGGCGTGGCACGAGGTCGTGGCTGCACTCTGCTTCCACTGCTGGGCGTCCTATTCTTCCAAG GTGCTCACATTGTCCTTTCCTTGGACATTAAAGTGGATGCTCATGTTCGGGGTTATGTTGGAGAAAAGATCAAGCTGAAATGCACTTTCAAGTCGACTTCCTCTGTTACTGACAAACTCACCATAGATTGGACATACCGCCCTCCCAGCAGCAGTCGCACAGAATCA ATTTTTCATTATCAGTCCTTCCAGTACCCAACCACAGCAGGCACATTTCGAGATCGAATCTCCTGGGTTGGAGATGTGTACAAAGGGGACGCATCCATAAGCATAAGCAACCCTACCATAAAGGACAATGGGACATTCAGCTGTGCTGTGAAGAATCCCCCAGACGTGCACCATAATATTCCCATGACAGAACTAATAGTCACAGAAAGGG GTTTTGGCATTATGCTCTCCTCTGTGGCCCTTCTTTCCATTCTTGTCTTCATTCCCTCAACTGTGGTGGTTGTTCTGCTGCTGGTGAGAATGGTGAAGAAGTCTACGGGGCTGAAGAAGAGGAGCAAATCTGGCTATAAGAAGTCATCTATTGAGGTTTCAGATGA caCTGACCAAGAGGAGAAAGATGATTGCATGACAAGGCTTTGTGTTCGTTGTGCTGACTGCTTG